ACATCAGAACAGACAGTACAAAGAGCTCTTGTGTCAAGAGTGGTATCTCTAGTGTTATTAGAAATATGTGTTTCTTGCAGTTGTTAAGTCTAGATATTCAGATCAGTATGGCTATCACTCACTCTGTAACTGAAGACTCTCACTAGATAAATGCTAGAATTAAtcatttgaaatttttgaaaCCTAAAAACATTCGTAATCCAGGGAGTCTTTacacattaaatatttatgtttgggaGATGGATAGAAGAAAAAATACATGATCTGACAGGATCAAATGGAGAATTGCTGATCAAGTTTTGCATTAGAGACTCCAAGGAGGGAAATTTTGGAGTTTGGTCAACCATATTGTTTATTGATGTTCACAGTATAGGGAATGTTAAGCCTATATTGATTATCTTGTTTGGCCTTTAGACATTCATTATAATGTCACATGTTTAGTTGTAAAATGACTCTGAAAATTATAAAACCGGGCCAATTATTTTGGTGGATCCTTCCTCTTACCACATGTACTTGATTCTTGCTTGGGCACTTAAATCCCCAAATAAGAAtccttgtttcttgttttttactGTCTGATTGACAATGGAGACACCTTGTTGTTTTGCCTGTATGTGGAATAAATTTAGCACTCCTCCTGTTATGTCAATCTCAAGGTTTTCTAGTGGCTTTTTATatgacaataaaattttatttgcctgCAGACCTGCCATTGATATTACTTGTGGTTCCATCCATCAATGCATATATACCACCAACATCAACAGTGAGCACATAATGACTATATCAGTCTACAGATTAAACCACCATGACTTCTGTCAACAACCACTTGTAGAAAGAATATAGCTTTACTCCAATTTGctcttttctccttatttttcaGCTGTTTTTTGGCATTaacatctttgttttcattttactcatATTGTGACacttttcatattcatattttactctttattttcattgctattttccttttatatcctaatgtggtttgtttttcttctttctcatacaGAGGTTTTTCTGTTTCATCatcttccttcttgttttctccttcatTCAGAACAATAATGATTGAAAAACATGTTCATCTACTATTATAATTAGGtatttgtattaaaaaataaaacaatcatgtCCACTGGGGAGCTCACTAAGTGTGTTAATATCCTTTTTGCATAAtcatgagttcagattcccagaatcaACCAGAATACTGAGAATCCCTCAAATCTCATAGGGCATAATTATTGCCTATGCAGTATTTTACAACAGAAGGCATTTTTAAACAAAGTTAAAGGCAATGACTGGCAACCAAGCTTAACTTATTATCAGAAAGCAAGCATTTGTTCACATATTTCCAAATTCACAAACAGATATTCACatgtaaacatataaaaataataataaaaatcatgaatATGTACCATGGAGAAAGGTGGTAGTAGAGAGACTACAACCAAAAAATCATACCTTATGTTATTGTAGTAGAATTTGGCCCTAGTCTTTGTAAGTAAACCAAATTTCTATAGAGAAAAACATCCAGTCAACATATGCTAACATGATGTGTAAACACTTAGGCAAATAACCACcagtggaaaataagaaaaactttTCTTCATACCTAATAGGTTATTTCTCTGAAAATTAAATTGTTAAAGAAACTTTATCCAAGAGAAttgctgtcttcaaaaaaaaattggaccACATCTTATTGAGGAAgcaagaaaaccaaacaacaaagaaGTCATCTTGCTTAGAATTCTCTAATAAATTCTGCTAAATAGGAAAGAATTTGCTGAGCTTGCATTTTGTTGTATAAGACATGCCCCATGTCAAGAAACTCTCCATAGGGAATATAAAATAAGTCAAATGAAAAGCTGTATTAATATAATTATTGTGTGGCATCTTTTTGTAAATTGTAATACTTTCCCAAATAATAGGAAGCCTTGTGTGTCaaatttttctttagtattttgaatacattaagtttctttttatttcttagaatTAAAAACTCAACAGAAAATGCACTGGATAGAGACTGATGATTTTAAACAATGCCAGAATACTGTTTACCAGAAGTTACATCAGACTTGTTATCAAGGAACAAACACAGGTGACAGGCTGTATGAATGTAGGACAACCTTTATCTCTAAGTCACacgtcactaatcatcagggaactCAAGCAGGTAAGAAACCTTATGACTGTAATGTGTGTGGAAAAGCTTAACTCACCCACTCACAACTCACTGTGCATTATCAATCTCATACAGGTtataagccatatgaatgtagcAAACGTGGGAAAGCTTTCCTGTCCAAGTCACATCTtaataagccatatgaatgtcCTGCATGTGGAAAAGCCTGCATTACAAACTCAGATCCTAATAAGCATCAGAGAAATCAGACATATGAGATCCCTTATGAATGCATTGAATGTGGGAAAACTTTCATCTCCATGTCACAACTTACTAATCATCAGATAACTCACACAGAAGAGAAatcatatgaatgtactgaattcAGAAAAGGCTTCATCCACAAGTCACAGTTAACTAATCATCATAGAACTCActcaggtgagaaaccatataaATGCACTGAATGCGGAAAAGGCTTCATCTATAAGTCAGTTCTTActatgcatcagagaactcacacaggtgagaagccatatgaatgtattgaatgtgggaaagctttcatctccaagtcaAATCTCATGagtcatcagagaactcacacaggggagaagccatatgaatgtattgAATGTGGGAAAGAGTTCATCTCCAAGTCACGTCTCATGAgtcatcagagaattcacacaggtgaaaagccctATGAGTGTACTGAGTGTCAGAAAGCTTACAGCTGCAAATCATACCTAACGATTCATTGGAGAATTCATACAGGTGAAAAGCCCTATGAATgtcctgaatgtgggaaagccttcatctcCAGTTCACAGTTCATTAATCATCAGaggactcacaaaggtgagagaCCATATAAATGTATTCCATGTGGAAAAAGCTTCATCCACAAGACAGATCTTACAAatcatcagagaattcacacaggtgagaggccatataaatgtactgaatgtgggaaagctttcatctgcAAGTCACATCTTAatgtgcatcagagaactcacacaggtgagaagccatatgaatgtactgactgTGAGAAAGCCTTCATTTCCAAGTCATATCTTAAAAGGCATCAGAGGATGaacacaggtgagaaaccatttGAATgtcctgaatgtgggaaagccttcatctcCAATTCATACCTCACTAATTATCACAGGACTCCCAAAGGTGAGAGACCATATGAATGTATTCAATGTTTAAACAGCTTCATCAACAAAGCAGATCTCACAAATcatcagagaagtcacacaggtgagaagccatatgtatgtactgaatgtgggaaagctttcatctacAAGTCACATCTTAATAGGCATCAGAaaattcacacaggtgagaagccatatgaatgtactgactgtgggaaagctttcatcagCACATCAGAGCTTATCACGCATCAGAGAacgcacacaggtgagaagccatatgaatgtactgactgtgggaaagctttcatcagGAAGTCACATCTTATTACGCATCAGAGAACgcacacaggtgagaaaccatatgaatgtcCTGAATGTGGGAGAGCCTTCATCACCAAGTCACAGCTCACTAATCATCAGaggactcacaaaggtgagagaCCATATAAATGTATTCAATGTGAAAAAAGCTTCATCCACAAGGCAGATCTTACAAatcatcagagaattcacacaggtgagaagccatataaatgtactgaatgtgggaaagctttcatctgcAAGTCACGTCTAAAtgggcatcagagaactcacacaggtgagaagccatatgaatgtactgactgtgggaaagctttcatcagGAAGTCACATCTTATTACGCATCAGAGAACGCACACAGGTGAGAAACCTTATGAATgtcctgaatgtgggaaagccttcatctccaagtcacagctcactaatcatcagaggactcacaaaggtgagagaCGATATAAATGTATTCAATGTGAAAAAAGCTTCATCCACAAGACAGATCTTACAAatcatcagagaattcacacaggtgagaggccatataaatgtactgaatgtgggaaagctttcatctgcAAGTCACATCTTAatgtgcatcagagaactcacacaggtgagaagccatatgaatgtactgactgtgggaaagctttcatcagCAAGTCACGTCTTAAtgggcatcagagaactcacacaggtgagaagccatatgaatgtactgactgtgggaaagctttcatcagGAAGTCACATCTTATtgggcatcagagaactcacaggtgaaaagccatgtGAATGatctgaatgtgggaaagccttcatctccaagtcacatctcacagaacagcagagaactcacacaggttaGAAGCCATTTGAATACTGAATGTGCAAAagctttcatctccaagtcaTGGCTAACAATTCATCAGAGAACTCATATAGGTGAAAACCCTTATCAATGTAATGAATGAGGGAGAGTTTTGTTTGTAAAGTAAGACCTTAGGAACCATGAAATAATTCACGTGACCGTTTTAAGTGTGGTAATAGTTTCATCCTCAAGACAAATCTCACTCTGCACTAGAGAACTCACAGGTTTCAAGACATATGAGTGTACTTAATATGGTAGAGCTTTTCTTGCCAAGTCAGATCTTTGTAACCATCAGATAATTCATAAAGGTGAGAAGCTATATGATGAATTTATTGCTAAATAAAATGCTATTAAACATTACAGAACACCCAGGTGAGAATCCATATGAATATAGTAGTGTGGTAAAGTTTTCATCTTCAAATCACAGCATACTATGTATCACAGAACTCACACTGGAAAACCATATAAATAGAATGAATCTGGAAACACATTCAACTCCTAGTGAGTATTAATGTAAAAGATGTGAGAAAACTTTCTGCCTGAAGTCACAACTCAGTGTGCATCTTTAGACAGGTGAAAATCCAAATGAATACACTAAAAGTGAGAAAATCTTTTTACTGAAGTCACAAGTCAAGAATTATCAGAGAACACACACAggtgagaaataaatttaatataataaatttaaaaaggtttcTTGTAGAAGTCAAACCAAATATTGTATTTGAGGATTTACATaggagagaaaacagaatatAGATGTAACTGTTGAAATACATTCATCTCCCAGTCAGAGATCAAtgtacatcagagaactcacacagatgGAAAAACTATGTAAATGTAAGAAATGTGTAAAGGCTTTTATCTGTTCATCTTACACTAGTATGTATGAGGGAGTTCATGTAACTTAGAAATCATATGAATATAATGAATGTTGAGAACTTGCAGATAATATTCATGAATCTGAAAAGCATGCATTTTGTTCTTTAAGTCATACTCTAGTGAATTTCTGAAAAtatatcaattttctttttttaacttggaTGTGGGAAGTATATGGATTGATTTAGGAACTTGCACTTGAAGAGCCATGCAGTGATGTACACAAATCTCAATGGCCAATTGTGATGTTTGGAAAACTAAAATCAGAACGAAGTATGGGTATAAGAAATTTTGACAATAGTGTTTTGTGATGATTACTTGCTGTGTTCTGACCAGTTCCTGGGAACTTGAAGAATGTTGAATATAAAACCAGTCATCTGTTGTCTTGCAGAGGAAATTTCTAGAAGTTTTGAATTTCAAGACATAGAAACATTTGTTTGAACTGCAACTCTTTCAGAGATTTCAATTCTGAGGATCAGAATACTGATATGTATTAAAACAGGATGAGTAGTCCTGATCAGTCTGAAAATAGAAGAGGTCTGTAATGACAATGTTAAAGGATATTACTGTTCTGTTTGGGTGACTCAATTTATATTGCTATGGAAGTAGAactaatgcaggaaagaaagagaagtcagGAAGAACACAAAGCCTTCACATTGCCACTTTGCAATGAAGGGATGTCTTTAAGTTCCTGTGTGGAAACCCTATCATGTCAAAAAatagagctgtgaagatgaaaaaTGTTTCAGTGTAGCTGCTTAGATTTTCTGGGAATTGCTTGTAAGGAATGCTGCTCATGCTGGCATTGTTTAACTTCCCCATAAAGCTAGCTTTCAGGGGTGGAGGGGTTAGATTTTGAGAACAGGTGTTTTTCTTCCCCCCTCAGATTCCTTAGGTAAAGCTGTAAGggttgatgtttgtcctgtttctttttccaaTTCTATTGCTTCACCATTTCCTTGCTGTATCTTGTTTTTGTAATGTATTGTTTACTATGTGTTGGAAATAGTAACTGTAGTGTAAGTTAACAAAGCTCAAAATTAATAGACGTTATGGTATCTCAGTtgagatgttgggatttttagcAGTTTTATATTTGCTAAAGACTGTGGAGAGTTTTAAATCATAGTGAATGCCTATGTAATCATAAAATAGTCATGGGTTTATGGGGTCTAGGATCAAAATTTGGATATTTGAATGCAAAGTTTCTCCTTCAGCCTCATGTTTCTTTTCAATTCATGcttacctagaactcattatgtacacTAAGGCCAGCTCCCAATTCACATTGATCCATCTAACTCTGCTTTCTGAAtgtggaattaaaagcatgtattactatgcccagctgttattCAAATTTTAATGTATGTAATTGATATAATATTTAATGAACATAAGACTAATATCTGATATATGACtatcaaaaattatttaaaggactggggagatggttaattGATTAATGTGAACACCATACAAACATGAGAGAGTGACTTTGGATCCCCATTTCCCATGTAAAAATGATGGCTGTGGGGTTGGCAAAATTACTCAGTGATTaatgcattgcctgcaaagcccagtgaccaatGTTtagtttcccaggacctacataaagacaTAAGGAGAGTGTCACATTCATCTTGAATTCATAAAGGTCCTGCCATACatgatctatatatctatctctctttctccttaaaaataaaaagtaaatgtatGAAACATTTTACAATACTTATTGTGGTTGTCCATGTGTGTAATTCCAACAAAATGAAGGATACAAGGAATCCTAGATCTGATTATTTACattgtctagctgaattgatgatCTCTGCCTTCAAGGCAAGACTTGGTATAGGTATATCTAACCAGCCAATGTCTAAAACAGAGACTTTGCTAATAATTTAAACATGTCTATAACAAGCAGTAACATTTTCTGGCCATTCTCTTAAACATAGAAGCAAAAGTTTTAAACAAAATCCTTCCAAACAGATGCAAGAATACATCCAAAATATCACTTGTGATACCAGTATGCCTAGATTCCACCATTATAGGGTTGGCTCAtaaggtgtgatagtttgaaacaatatgcttgttgcagtcaggtttatatTGCTGCCAGAAATTACCTAAGGCTATTGTACCCATAAGTCCTCCCCAAACAACAcagtgcttccaggaggcattaatttccaaatctcagcagggaacctagcattcagaatatgtaagtttatgggggacacctgagtccaaccatcacattctgcccatagcccccataaactgataactatacatgatataaaatacaatgcattcagtccaactttaaaagtccccacaattttgtcaattccaatgatgttcaagcatgcccatagtccaagatcttttaacagaGCTATAATTGCAAAACCCCTTCAAaaacataatgtcacagaataaggACTCAAACTGCAAAGGATGGCACTGAGcataacaaaaaataattccgccaacacaagatttaaacaaggtgAACATCAACCTCTGTAGCACCAGGTTGAAGAAATCTAGTCTGTGACAAATCATTAAACCCAATAATCCTACTCAGCATCCCAAGTCACTGGAGTTTCCATTCAacccctccagctatgctactcacagtcctgtaaaACTTCATCCATGGCTATCAGCTCTCCTTAGCACAACATCTCATAGTCCAAACATGTCCAGTGGGTTTCCACTGAaaccctcacagctccattgggtctccatgcaggtatccagcaagcctgcttcacgcTGGAAAAGGCTTTTTCCAaaacaagaccacattgcaaattcagtgaccctctcttacatttctcatactccacaataccaggtgaggTGCCACTTTGTTAATTGGGGGatgataaagcagattttgaagaacagggcaatccttgagcattcaggtcccttcaaaagactacattcttcctgtttctcaaTGCAGTCAGCTAatccaatctcaaagattgtaatctctcatataattgcagctgaacaggcagaagtttcagcctaaagatttcataTTTACATGCCATATTCCTTTGCCCATAGAAGTCCATTCCTGTGTAAACCAACCCTGCTCAAGTtattaggacatgggcataacagcaagcctctcatacaaactttGTCTaggccagtccaggcaaagctttttctcactgttcaagccacacctcacagtccttagttcttactgcattcatgtatttcaactcttaccagaatattccatcaagttGTATCTATTGcatttcaaggcatctcttatgccaaggtttcaagtcattccacattcctctggaaaatcagctactaaaggccaaagccacacagtcaggtgtctagcagaagtGGTACtctcggtaccaactttactgttgtagtcatgtTTACATTGCTgacaggaatcacccaaccaagagctgctgtgggagaaaagttttattttggcttacagaccctgggggaagctccataatggcaggggttgcagtcaggttcacattgcaggaAGAagtcacatgaccaagagcagtttttgggGAACagtgtttatttcaacttacagacttgaggacaatctccatgatggcaggagaaaatgatggcacgagcagagaaTGGaaatcacccccctggccaacaaagtTGGAAAGCcagaacaagagagtgtgccaaacactggcacagggaagctGGATTTAACACCCATGAGCTCacatccaacaatacactgcttcccaGGAGGCTTTAGTTTTCAATTGACttcagctgggaaacctagcattcagaacacctaagtttgtggcaCAACTGAATCAGACCAAAACAACAGGGGTAAATGATAGCATGAGTAGCATGTGGACattacctcttggccaacatcagatgtacCACGGGAACAggagagtgcaccaaacactgggaagcggaaactggctataatatccataagcctgcccctaacaatatactgcaagcatctggagtttggttgtagtggctgaagccctcatgtgccacttttctctgtctttctctcacttcctgtctctaaataaatttgaaaggctggaaact
This DNA window, taken from Jaculus jaculus isolate mJacJac1 unplaced genomic scaffold, mJacJac1.mat.Y.cur mat_scaffold_36_1_2353498_arrow_ctg1, whole genome shotgun sequence, encodes the following:
- the LOC101600920 gene encoding zinc finger protein 345-like; translated protein: MLENYSSLMFLGNCMTKPYLIFKLEHGFAPWSVLEGSIQGLPELKTQQKMHWIETDDFKQCQNTVYQKLHQTCYQGTNTGDRLYECRTTFISKSHVTNHQGTQAGYKPYECSKRGKAFLSKSHLNKPYECPACGKACITNSDPNKHQRNQTYEIPYECIECGKTFISMSQLTNHQITHTEEKSYECTEFRKGFIHKSQLTNHHRTHSGEKPYKCTECGKGFIYKSVLTMHQRTHTGEKPYECIECGKAFISKSNLMSHQRTHTGEKPYECIECGKEFISKSRLMSHQRIHTGEKPYECTECQKAYSCKSYLTIHWRIHTGEKPYECPECGKAFISSSQFINHQRTHKGERPYKCIPCGKSFIHKTDLTNHQRIHTGERPYKCTECGKAFICKSHLNVHQRTHTGEKPYECTDCEKAFISKSYLKRHQRMNTGEKPFECPECGKAFISNSYLTNYHRTPKGERPYECIQCLNSFINKADLTNHQRSHTGEKPYVCTECGKAFIYKSHLNRHQKIHTGEKPYECTDCGKAFISTSELITHQRTHTGEKPYECTDCGKAFIRKSHLITHQRTHTGEKPYECPECGRAFITKSQLTNHQRTHKGERPYKCIQCEKSFIHKADLTNHQRIHTGEKPYKCTECGKAFICKSRLNGHQRTHTGEKPYECTDCGKAFIRKSHLITHQRTHTGEKPYECPECGKAFISKSQLTNHQRTHKGERRYKCIQCEKSFIHKTDLTNHQRIHTGERPYKCTECGKAFICKSHLNVHQRTHTGEKPYECTDCGKAFISKSRLNGHQRTHTGEKPYECTDCGKAFIRKSHLIGHQRTHR